From a region of the Podospora pseudopauciseta strain CBS 411.78 chromosome 7 map unlocalized CBS411.78m_7, whole genome shotgun sequence genome:
- the NUC1 gene encoding nuclease (COG:F; BUSCO:EOG092645MK; EggNog:ENOG503NUPM), translating to MRLGGVECLNLSDPTVPCRGLFTADQQITVIFSKTALPTHHHHHHHHHPKAETTLIDTLQRCGHLFNHNTTMSKVTFAIVAGAGAAVGAAATAALFNKSSSSSPEGPRAPSPSPAAAAPGAKPPSKPPSGPSPVNPSGLFDYGFPGPTSDLASRTSFISSYDRRTRNPHWVAEHITPQSLSLKSGDRKNSQFLEDPSIPEKFRAKLKDYFRSGYDRGHQVPAADCKWSQSAMDETFYLSNMCPQVGEGFNRDYWAHFEDFCRRLTSKYPSVRVVTGPLYLPRKEEDGKWYVKYEVVGSPAPNVAVPTHFYKVIFAEEKDSKDGPVAVGAFVLPNAVISNSKPLQEFEVPLEVVERASGLEFADKLDVRRRKRLCAETSCSVIVKEYAQRQKAFEKK from the coding sequence ATGAGGCTCGGTGGGGTCGAATGCTTGAATCTGTCTGACCCCACGGTGCCTTGCAGGGGTCTTTTTACTGCCGATCAACAAATCACGGTAATTTTTTCCAAGACAGCCTtgcccacccaccaccatcaccaccaccaccaccatccaaagGCTGAGACAACCTTGATAGACACTCTTCAGCGGTGTGGCCACCTcttcaaccacaacaccaccatgtCAAAAGTAACCTTCGCCATTgtcgccggcgccggcgcaGCAGtcggagcagcagccacagccgccctcttcaacaagtcctcctcctcctcccccgaagGCCCCAGggccccttctccctcccccgccgccgccgctcctGGTGCCAAACCCCCatccaaacccccctccgGCCCCTCCCCCGTCAACCCCTCGGGCCTCTTCGACTACGGCTTCCCCGGCCCCACCTCCGACCTCGCCTCCCGcacctccttcatctcctcctaCGACCGCCGCACCCGCAACCCCCACTGGGTAGCAGAGCACATaaccccccaatccctctccctcaaatCCGGCGACCGCAAAAACTCGCAATTCCTCGAagacccctccatccccgaAAAATTCCGCGCCAAACTCAAGGACTATTTCCGCTCCGGCTACGACCGCGGCCACCAAGTCCCCGCTGCCGACTGCAAGTGGTCCCAGTCCGCCATGGACGAGACGTTTTACCTCAGCAACATGTGCCCCCAGGTCGGGGAGGGGTTCAACAGGGATTACTGGGCGCATTTTGAGGATTTCTGTCGGAGGCTAACAAGCAAGTACCCCAgtgtgagggtggtgacggGGCCGTTGTATCTGCcaagaaaagaggaggacgggAAGTGGTACGTCAAGTACGAGGTGGTGGGCAGCCCGGCGCCGAACGTGGCGGTGCCGACGCATTTTTACAAGGTCATCtttgccgaggagaaggactcGAAAGATGggccggtggcggtgggggcgTTTGTGCTGCCCAATGCGGTTATTTCTAATAGCAAACCTCTTCAAGAGTTCGAGGTCccgttggaggtggtggagagggcgtCGGGGTTGGAGTTTGCGGATAAGTTGGatgtgaggaggaggaagaggcttTGTGCCGAGACGAGCTGTAGTGTGATTGTCAAGGAGTATGCGCAGAGGCAGAAGGCTTTTGAGAAGAAATaa
- the ZRT3 gene encoding Zinc transporter (EggNog:ENOG503NZD6; COG:P), with the protein MVQGDLDNDTRGWIMCAVSGIACIAGASIICIDVFVRLIPGQRDFRIQESNVFLACSLSLSFGVMVFSALNSMLPSAMRYLLKDEWDRQKAGLLMMGCFVGGFFGIQLISHVLHQYLPSHIVECDHTHEEIPDEESQHHRHHHHSRAHLPRRQSRRPSGPLNMVEVNEATPLLPTERNAHIHSPVVNGNAEPGGEVITHFPSIDTRRPSESRRPSFFSKRVMSFFKDTKPNCDEDGPCFGYTDPCGQECFKHVNGRTALSRNATIKSIPATIAEDHVESVTSSHHHSHNISRSHSCASLHDHHHHHHHHHGHAHEESLSHSHSHTTDPTDASSISSCCPHPSEPEDNDHQQHHHHVPTNAFLAIGLQTVIAIAVHKLPEGFITYATNHVNSALGFNVFMALFVHNIAEGFAMSLPLYMALGSRFKAIAWSSLLGGLSQPLGASIAVVWFKIANRQQLEINATAYAVIFAVTAGIMTSVGLQLFAESLGLGHDRRLSIFWGVVGMVVLGGCNSLVEGH; encoded by the exons ATGGTCCAAGGCGACCTGGACAATGACACGAGGGGATGGATAATGTGTGCGGTGAGCGGTATAG CATGCATCGCGGGCGCTTCAATAATATGCATCGACGTGTTTGTTCGCCTAATACCCGGCCAGCGCGACTTCCGCATCCAAGAGAGCAATGTCTTCCTCGCATGCTCCCTCAGCTTGAGCTTCGGTGTCATGGTGTTCTCGGCATTAAACAGCATGCTTCCCTCGGCCATGCGCTATCTTCTTAAGGATGAGTGGGACAGGCAAAAGGCGGGATTACTCATGATGGGGTGCTTTGTTGGGGGCTTCTTTGGCATTCAGCTCATATCACACGTCCTGCACCAGTACCTCCCGTCACACATAGTGGAATGTGACCACACACACGAAGAAATCCCTGACGAAGAGTCCCAACatcaccggcaccaccaccactcgaGGGCACATTTGCCCCGGCGGCAATCCCGGCGGCCATCGGGTCCCCTGAACATGGTGGAAGTCAACGAGGCCACCCCGCTACTACCCACCGAACGAAACGCACACATACACAGTCCAGTGGTAAACGGCAACGCCGAGCCCGGGGGGGAGGTCATCACCCACTTCCCCAGCATCGACACCCGCCGACCCTCCGAGTCTAGAAgaccctccttcttctctaaGCGAGTAATGTCCTTCTTCAAGGACACGAAACCAAACTGCGACGAAGACGGGCCCTGCTTCGGATACACGGACCCCTGTGGACAAGAATGCTTTAAGCACGTTAACGGCCGCACGGCACTGTCCCGGAACGCCACGATCAAGTCCATCCCCGCGACCATCGCCGAAGACCATGTTGAGTCGGTGACcagctcccaccaccacagccataACATCAGCCGCTCCCATTCCTGTGCCTCTCTCCacgatcaccaccaccaccaccaccaccaccatggccatgCCCACGAGGAGTCtctctcccactcccactcccacacCACCGACCCCACCGACGCATCCAGtatctcctcctgctgccccCACCCTTCCGAACCGGAAGACAAcgaccaccaacaacaccaccaccacgtccCCACCaacgccttcctcgccattGGCCTCCAAACTGTCATCGCCATTGCAGTCCACAAGCTCCCAGAGGGTTTCATAACCTACGCAACCAACCACGTGAACTCAGCCCTCGGATTCAACGTCTTTATGGCTCTTTTTGTTCACAACATTGCCGAGGGGTTTGCCATGTCACTCCCCCTCTACATGGCTCTCGGGTCCCGCTTCAAGGCCATTGCTTGGTCTTCgctgttgggggggttgtcgCAGCCCCTGGGGGCAAGCATAGCGGTGGTGTGGTTCAAGATTGCGAACAGGCAGCAGCTCGAGATCAATGCGACGGCGTACGCGGTTATCTTTGCGGTGACGGCGGGGATTATGACGAGTGTGGGTTTGCAGCTGTTTGCGGagagcttggggttggggcaTGACAGGCGGTTGAGtattttttggggggtggtggggatggtggttttgggggggtgtaattctttggtggaggggcatTGA
- the SNF2 gene encoding transcriptional regulator (COG:A; EggNog:ENOG503NX7W) → MASVQMSPAVQHPGSAGPSGMSAQQMQELYHKYQQMKQQGVPPNDPEFIKTSQMVAQAQRQWELMKQQAQMQHQRQAMHQQQRQQQMQMQQMQMQQQQMANGANGVMPGQPNRMPQPGAPQATAPPSSTALEASALPAGANPMAANPAGPPQPPKQNKMSLSQDQLALLRDQILAFKMLSKNAGIPANLQKTVFERRQRRQPSTTEQEMQISAANAAAGVSSQDTPKSGPNGAAPAQESTPSVPNPKVYKTFKSPYDGSLVRNTISYMDHSRRKNRLIIPGVFPAGIDFEQLRTDREKIVFNRMSARYAELKSLPGNLAHWDAAKDSLEADDTLKRKAIIEMKSLALYSKQRALREKIGKQMLHYDNLAMTTNRASYRRMKKQNVREARITEKLEKQQRDARINKEKKKQSEYFQAVFTHRNEILGNAQTQRNHSTKLNRLMFAHHFNIEKEEQKRMERTAKQRLQALKANDEEAYLKLLDQAKDTRITHLLRQTDGFLHQLASSVRAQQRQAAQNYGNEDIPEESEPEEEDEESSRKIDYYAVAHRVKEEVTAQADILVGGKLKEYQIKGLQWMLSLYNNNLNGILADEMGLGKTIQTISLVTYLIEKKHQNGPYLVIVPLSTLTNWNLEFDKWAPSVSKIVYKGPPNTRKLQQEKIRRGEFQVLLTTYEYIIKDRPLLSKIKWFHMIIDEGHRMKNSNSKLSATIQQYYSTRFRLILTGTPLQNNLAELWAMLNFVLPNIFKSAKTFDDWFNTPFANTGGQDKMELTEEEQILVIRRLHKVLRPFLLRRLKKDVEKDLPDKTEKVIKCKFSALQARLYKQMVTHQKILVSDGKGGKTGARGLSNMIMQLRKLCNHPFVFDEVENQMNPMSVSNDLLWRTAGKFELLDRILPKYKATGHRVLMFFQMTAIMDIMEDFLRFRGIQYLRLDGTTKSEDRSDLLRDFNRPDSPYFMFLLSTRAGGLGLNLQTADTVIIYDSDWNPHQDLQAQDRAHRIGQKNEVRILRLISSASVEEKILERARFKLDMDGKVIQAGRFDNKSSETDRDAMLRTLLETADMAEGGEQEEMDDEELNMILARNDDELSIFHKMDEERSRDPIYGTKPGCKGVPRLMAENELPEIYLTEGNPVEEEEAVVLGRGARERTKVKYDDGLTEEQWLMAVDDDDDSPEAAAARKAARKERRENKRKGLLGGSIENSPSASRASTEEVETPVKKRGRKPGSKNQEKRKAEEGDEEPPAKKRRGPQGRTKSLGANGLSGGGMSPAVKEKLQKSLKRVYDGLMDLAVDDDEPVPEDEKDDDDGPAKRLIIGPFVKLPPKRDWADYYLIIQNPICMKDIEKKMKKEEYGSLGAMRRDLDLLIKNCRTFNEETSGICMDARIIEQFFISEFEKELQDPDLRALDEPASSSAAGSTKDTSVAPSLTGDTPQPSSAAPPAGPTRIKLVSNSGSNGQLNGGVGSSRAQTEED, encoded by the exons ATGGCTAGTGTTCAGATGTCGCCCGCGGTCCAGCACCCTGGGTCTGCCGGCCCTTCGGGGATGAGCGCCCAGCAAATGCAGGAGCTTTACCAT AAATATCAACAGATGAAGCAACAGGGTGTTCCTCCCAATGACCCCGAGTTTATCAAGACATCGCAAATGGTCGCCCAGGCGCAACGACAGTGGGAACTCATGAAGCAACAAGCACAAATGCAACATCAACGGCAGGCAATGCACCAGCAACAGAGACAACAGCAAATGCAGATGCAACAAATGCAGatgcaacagcagcaaatgGCCAACGGCGCCAACGGTGTGATGCCGGGACAGCCCAACCGTATGCCTCAACCCGGCGCCCCTCAAGCCACCGcgcctccatcatcaactgcCCTGGAAGCCTCTGCTCTACCGGCGGGTGCCAATCCTATGGCGGCCAACCCTGCTGggcctccccaaccaccaaaacagaACAAGATGTCTCTTTCACAGGACCAACTAGCCCTGCTTCGGGACCAAATTTTGGCCTTCAAGATGCTATCCAAGAACGCTGGCATTCCCGCAAACCTTCAAAAGACAGTGTTCGAGCGCCGGCAAAGACGCCAGCCTTCTACCACTGAACAGGAGATGCAAATATCCgccgccaacgccgccgccggtgtATCTTCACAGGACACCCCCAAGTCTGGTCCCAACGGCGCAGCCCCAGCCCAAGAGAGCACTCCCTCAGTGCCTAATCCTAAGGTGTACAAGACATTCAAGAGTCCTTATGATGGGAGCCTCGTGCGCAACACCATCTCTTACATGGATCACTCCCGTCGGAAGAATCGTCTCATAATACCAGGCGTTTTCCCGGCAGGCATCGATTTCGAGCAGCTGAGGACAGACCGTGAGAAGATTGTGTTCAACCGGATGAGCGCCAGATATGCCGAGCTTAAAAGCCTGCCCGGCAATTTAGCTCACTGGGACGCAGCCAAGGACAGCCTGGAGGCGGACGACACCCTCAAGCGGAAAGCCATCATTGAAATGAAGTCATTAGCGCTGTACAGCAAGCAGCGCGCCCTGAGGGAGAAGATTGGCAAGCAAATGCTGCACTACGACAATCTCGCCATGACCACCAACAGAGCGTCGTACCGCAGGATGAAGAAGCAAAATGTTCGCGAGGCCCGCATCACcgagaagctcgagaagcAGCAGCGCGATGCTCGCatcaacaaggagaagaagaagcaatCCGAGTACTTCCAGGCCGTCTTCACCCACCGCAATGAAATCCTCGGCAATGCCCAGACCCAGCGTAACCACTCGACCAAACTCAACCGCCTCATGTTTGCTCATCATTTCAACATTGAAAAGGAAGAGCAGAAGCGCATGGAGAGGACTGCCAAGCAACGTCTGCAGGCTTTGAAGGCCAACGATGAAGAGGCGTATCTCAAGCTGCTTGACCAGGCCAAGGATACCCGCATCACTCACTTGCTTCGCCAGACCGATGGCTTCTTGCATCAGCTCGCCTCGTCCGTCCGTGCGCAGCAACGACAGGCTGCCCAGAACTACGGCAACGAAGACATCCCCGAGGAGAGcgagccggaggaggaggatgaagaaagCTCGCGCAAGATTGATTACTATGCCGTTGCCCATCgcgtcaaggaggaggtcacAGCCCAGGCTGACATTCTAGTTGGTGGCAAGTTGAAGGAGTACCAGATCAAGGGCTTGCAGTGGATGTTGTCGctctacaacaacaacctcaacggcATTCTGGCAGACGAAATGGGTCTCGGAAAGACCATCCAGACCATCAGTTTGGTTACTTACCTGATCGAGAAGAAGCACCAGAATGGCCCGTACCTGGTCATTGTCCCTCTGAGTACACTTACCAACTGGAACTTGGAGTTCGACAAGTGGGCGCCCTCTGTCTCCAAGATTGTTTACAAGGGTCCCCCAAATACCAGAAAGctgcagcaggagaagatTCGCCGCGGCGAGTTCCAGGTGTTGCTCACAACTTACGAGTACATCATCAAGGACAGACCGTTGCTCAGCAAGATCAAGTGGTTCCACATGATTATCGATGAAGGTCACCGCATGAAGAACTCGAATTCCAAGCTCAGCGCCACCATCCAGCAGTACTACAGCACTCGTTTCCGTCTCATTTTGACCGGCACCCCTCTGCAGAACAACCTGGCCGAGTTGTGGGCCATGCTCAACTTCGTCCTTCCCAACATCTTCAAGTCAGCCAAGACCTTTGACGACTGGTTCAACACACCCTTTGCGAACACTGGTGGCCAGGACAAGATGGAACTCACGGAAGAAGAACAGATTCTCGTCATTCGTCGTCTGCACAAGGTTCTGCGTCCCTTCTTGCTGCGTCGTCTCAAGAAGGATGTCGAAAAGGATCTCCCAGACAAGACGGAGAAGGTCATCAAGTGCAAGTTCTCCGCCCTGCAGGCTCGTCTCTACAAGCAGATGGTTACCCATCAGAAGATTCTCGTCAGCGACGGCAAGGGTGGCAAGACTGGTGCTCGCGGCCTCAGCAACATGATTATGCAGCTGCGCAAGCTGTGCAACCATCCCTTTGTGTTCGATGAAGTTGAGAACCAGATGAACCCCATGAGTGTCAGCAACGATTTGCTGTGGAGAACGGCCGGCAAAtttgagcttctcgacaGGATTCTGCCCAAGTACAAGGCCACTGGGCATCGTGTTCTGATGTTCTTCCAAATGACCGCCATCATGGATATCATGGAGGATTTCCTGCGTTTCCGAGGGATTCAGTACCTGCGCCTCGATGGTACAACCAAATCAGAAGACCGTTCTGATCTGCTCCGCGACTTCAACCGACCCGACTCGCCCTATTTCATGTTCTTGCTCTCCACCCGTGCTGGTGGTTTGGGTCTGAACCTGCAGACCGCCGATACCGTCATCATTTACGACTCTGATTGGAATCCTCACCAGGATTTGCAAGCTCAGGATCGTGCCCATCGTATCGGTCAGAAGAACGAGGTCAGGATTCTTCGCTTGATCAGCAGCGCCTCGGTCGAAGAGAAGATTTTGGAGCGTGCCAGATTCAAGCTTGACATGGACGGCAAGGTCATTCAGGCCGGTCGTTTCGACAACAAGTCTTCCGAGACGGATCGCGATGCCATGCTGCGGACTTTACTAGAGACGGCGGATATGGCTGAGGGCGGTGAGCAAGAAGAGATGGACGATGAGGAGCTCAACATGATCTTGGCCAGAAATGACGACGAGCTGAGCATCTTCCACAagatggatgaggagaggtctCGGGATCCCATCTATGGTACGAAACCAGGTTGCAAGGGTGTACCGCGTCTCATGGCCGAGAACGAGCTTCCGGAAATCTACCTTACCGAGGGTAACccggttgaggaagaggaggcggtTGTTTTGGGTCGTGGTGCCCGTGAGCGCACCAAAGTTAAGTACGATGATGGGCTCACGGAGGAGCAATGGCTCATGGctgttgacgacgacgatgattcACCCGAGGCGGCTGCTGCCCGCAAGGCCGCTCGCAAAGAAAGGCGGGAGAACAAGAGGAAGGGCCTGCTTGGCGGGTCAATCGAGAACTCCCCATCAGCCAGTCGCGCTAGCACCGAGGAAGTTGAGACGCCAGTCAAGAAGCGGGGCCGCAAGCCGGGCAGCAAAAACCAGGAGAAGCGCAAGGCGGAAGAGGGCGACGAGGAGCCGCCAGCCAAGAAGAGACGTGGACCACAGGGACGTACCAAGTCGCTTGGTGCCAACGGCTTATCGGGCGGCGGCATGTCTCCCGCCGTGAAGGAGAAGCTGCAGAAGAGCCTCAAGCGGGTCTACGACGGGCTTATGGACCTCGCcgtggacgacgacgagccGGTGCCAGAGGATGAaaaggacgacgacgatggtcCGGCTAAGAGGCTGATCATCGGGCCGTTTGTCAAGCTGCCTCCGAAGAGGGACTGGGCGGATTACTATCTGATCATCCAGAACCCGATCTGCATGAAGGACattgagaagaagatgaagaaggaggagtacGGCAGCCTGGGGGCCATGAGGAGGGACCTGGATCTTTTGATCAAGAACTGCAGGACTTTCAACGAGGAGACGAGTGGAATTTGCATGGACGCTAGGATTATAGAG CAATTCTTCATCTCGGAATTCGAAAAGGAGCTCCAAGACCCTGACCTGCGCGCGTTGGACGAGCCGGCGAGTTCGTCGGCTGCTGGGTCTACCAAGGACACGTCTGTTGCGCCGTCGCTGACGGGTGACACGCCTCAGCCTTCCTCGGCTGCCCCTCCAGCCGGACCGACGCGAATCAAGTTGGTGTCCAACAGCGGGTCAAACGGCCAATTGAATGGCGGGGTGGGAAGTAGCAGGGCGCAGACGGAGGAGGATTAG
- a CDS encoding uncharacterized protein (COG:S; EggNog:ENOG503NV0U): MADSDSDDYWVQEPELAPNDPMRNFMPTSFGKTSKEANIAAQIEQTRRKVEIPQKEKKEKKAASDSDSNSDSDDDDDDSESDEEDEAARFPVSHEVVFTTHDRAVTSIALDPAGARMLTGSLDGTIKFHDFSSMTPTTLRAFKSVDPWGSNKSGSTDSHPIQHIEFSRHSGGAFLCVTAHPQAKIMSRDGDVLTEFVKGDMYLRDMNHTKGHVGEVTTGTWHPTDQNFCITAGSDSTLRIWDVNNKRSQKEVIVFKSKAPGCAGRTRMTAVAWGAPPSGGAPVIVSAALDGSLVMYSGNGPFSRPAAEIRDAHKADTWTGGIDISSDGRMVVTRGGDGLIKLWDTRKFKQPLVKVEHPSTSDRYPMSNIKYSPDSSSIIAGSASGHLHILNPGNLRPEHVTPITPGVPLIVVDWHERLNQIITGSANSETHVLYNPEKSHRGALEVMSRAPKVRHIDDDPSAIMDQSSGISGDAIVAPGALGGTKRGGVTASGKSRDPMRPQMQTITPFMRSQPDAKHISENIPLSKMLHEDPREALLKYADAAKKDPMFTNAWAKTQPVTQYAETSDGEGEEGPDRKRVKR, encoded by the coding sequence ATGgccgacagcgacagcgacgacTACTGGGTCCAGGAGCCCGAGTTGGCTCCTAATGATCCCATGCGCAACTTCATGCCGACGTCGTTTGGCAAGACATCCAAAGAAGCAAACATTGCGGCGCAAATAGAGCAGACAAGAAGAAAGGTCGAGATACCacagaaggaaaaaaaagagaagaaggctgcttcTGACTCGGACAGTAACAGCGATtctgacgacgatgatgatgactccGAGtctgacgaagaagacgaagccGCAAGATTCCCAGTCAGCCACGAGGTTGTCTTTACCACCCACGACCGCGCCGTCACCAGCATCGCGCTCGATCCAGCTGGCGCGCGCATGCTGACCGGGTCACTCGATGGCACCATCAAGTTTCACGATTTTTCGTCCATGACGCCGACGACCCTGAGAGCGTTCAAGAGTGTGGACCCGTGGGGGAGCAACAAGTCGGGCTCGACAGATTCCCATCCGATCCAGCATATCGAGTTTAGTCGGCATTCGGGCGGCGCATTCTTGTGTGTCACTGCGCATCCACAAGCCAAGATTATGTCGAGGGATGGCGATGTCTTGACCGAGTTTGTCAAGGGGGATATGTACCTGCGCGACATGAACCACACCAAAGGCCATGTGGGCGAGGTCACGACTGGGACATGGCATCCGACCGATCAGAATTTCTGCATCACGGCAGGTTCTGACAGCACATTGAGAATATGGgacgtcaacaacaagcgGAGTCAGAAGGAGGTTATTGTCTTCAAATCCAAAGCACCTGGGTGTGCTGGGCGGACAAGGATGACGGCGGTGGCATGGGGTGCTCCACCATCAGGGGGCGCGCCGGTCATCGTCTCTGCTGCGCTGGATGGGTCCTTGGTCATGTACAGTGGAAACGGGCCATTCTCACGACCAGCGGCGGAAATCAGAGATGCGCACAAGGCCGATACATGGACGGGCGGTATTGATATCAGTTCCGACGGGCGGATGGTGGTTACTCGGGGCGGTGATGGGCTGATCAAGCTGTGGGACACACGCAAGTTCAAGCAGCCGCTGGTCAAGGTTGAGCACCCTTCCACCTCTGACCGTTACCCCATGTCCAACATCAAATACTCGCCAGATTCCTCGTCCATCATCGCTGGTTCGGCATCAGGGCATCTTCACATCTTGAACCCCGGAAACCTCAGGCCAGAGCACGTCACACCTATCACACCCGGTGTCCCGCTCATTGTGGTAGACTGGCACGAGAGGCTCAACCAAATCATCACGGGCTCTGCCAACTCCGAGACACATGTTCTCTACAACCCAGAAAAGTCCCATCGCGGTGCCCTCGAGGTCATGTCCCGGGCCCCGAAGGTACGGCACATCGACGATGACCCCTCCGCCATCATGGATCAGAGCTCGGGTATTTCTGGAGATGCCATCGTGGCACCAGGGGCTCTGGGAGGAACCAAACGGGGTGGTGTTACGGCGTCCGGAAAGTCGAGAGATCCGATGAGACCTCAGATGCAGACAATCACACCGTTTATGCGCAGTCAGCCAGACGCAAAGCATATTTCGGAGAATATCCCACTGAGCAAGATGTTGCACGAGGATCCGAGAGAAGCACTGCTGAAATACGCAGATGCTGCCAAGAAGGATCCCATGTTTACCAATGCGTGGGCAAAGACGCAGCCGGTGACGCAGTATGCTGAGACgagtgatggggagggggaggaggggccggaTAGGAAGAGGGTCAAGAGGTGA
- a CDS encoding uncharacterized protein (EggNog:ENOG503P07X) — protein MSALTPEQKEHFLQHGWVKIENCFTREQAETITSNVWTRLGMDPNDKSTWHTLRTNMPSHFDFDSSTFAPKAWAAICEICGGEDRIDPAFKYWKDSLIVNLGTPEGENKPVPPENFPEWHVDGDFFVHYLDSREQGLLVTPLFTDIEHHGGGTYICPPAIPKIAKHLYENPAGVCPRMEPRGAPNFNQQENLDWFNNCAKSCAGEPGAFVEATGKVGDVYLMHPLMLHAPSDNSLRRVRIITNPPIALKEPMNFDRDNEEEYSLVEKVTLKALGKDRLPGWKITGPREAVTPLRVKIQEQMRLEELKRLEALKKQAEQTQTVTAAA, from the exons ATGTCAGCCCTCACGCCCGAACAAAAGGAGCACTTCCTCCAGCATGGCTGGGTCAA AATCGAGAACTGCTTCACCAGAGAGCAAGCAGAGACCATAACTTCCAACGTGTGGACTCGCCTGGGCATGGACCCCAACGACAAATCAACATGGCACACCCTCCGCACCAACATGCCCTCTCATTTTGACTTTGACTCGTCCACCTTTGCCCCCAAGGCCTGGGCAGCCATCTGCGAGATCTGCGGCGGGGAGGACCGCATCGACCCAGCATTCAAGTACTGGAAGGACTCCCTCATCGTCAACCTTGGAACCCCAGAAGGAGAAAACAAGCCTGTCCCTCCCGAAAACTTTCCCGAGTGGCATGTCGATGGGGACTTTTTCGTACACTACCTCGACAGCAGAGAGCAGGGTTTGCTTGTCACACCCCTGTTCACAGATATCGAGCATCACGGTGGTGGAACCTACATCTGCCCTCCTGCCATCCCCAAGATTGCAAAGCACCTGTACGAGAACCCAGCCGGTGTCTGCCCAAGAATGGAGCCCCGTGGCGCACCAAACTTCAACCAACAAGAGAACCTGGACTGGTTCAACAACTGCGCCAAGAGCTGTGCTGGCGAACCCGGGGCGTTTGTCGAGGCAACCGGCAAAGTGGGGGATGTGTATCTGATGCACCCTCTCATGCTCCATGCGCCGTCGGATAACTCGCTCAGGAGAGTGAgaatcatcaccaacccacctATTGCGTTGAAGGAGCCGATGAACTTTGACCGGGACAATGAGGAGGAGTACAGTCTTGTGGAGAAGGTTACGTTGAAGGCGCTGGGGAAGGATAGGCTGCCGGGGTGGAAGATTACTGGGCCGAGAGAAGCAGTGACTCCGCTCAGGGTCAAAATCCAGGAACAGATGAGActggaggagttgaagagACTGGAGGCGTTGAAGAAGCAGGCTGAGCAGACCCAGACTgttactgctgctgcctaA
- the SWC5 gene encoding swr complex subunit (EggNog:ENOG503P2Q7; COG:K), producing the protein MAPPEVDPLEEEYVSEEDSDFAPEDDNAPVAEESSASADEDEDAIAKPTAKRKRPAGGDAAEDAGFENSGDEAIISKGLQKKKRRQTKEDAEDEGGEGGLIRTRAQRAVEKAEKRAAVSTGPVTIDVDALWAQMTSEAAAPQPPSPPPSQEEKQQEKEAGKSSKETAAEKDLIKIKRTYNFAGKVHTEEKLVHRESAEAKLYLAEQAGRTDTTESEEPTRKLKKAFRSVFEPVMPIDPATGQRRSDLNLGVASRLKAREAAAAKAKKLNTVEKSRMDWAGFVDKEGIKDELELAGKSKDSYAARQDFLARSEALREEEARRARMAGKV; encoded by the exons ATGGCGCCTCCGGAAGTAGACCCTCTCGAAGAGGAGTATGTTTCAGAAGAAGACTCCGACTTTGCCCCCGAAGACGATAACGCGCCAGTAGCAGAGGAATCTTCAGCTTCTgccgatgaagatgaagacgcGATTGCGAAACCGACCGCGAAACGAAAACGCCCTGCCGGTGGCGATGCAGCAGAAGATGCCGGTTTCGAAAACTCGGGCGATGAAGCTATAATATCCAAGGGtctccaaaagaaaaagaggagacaaacaaaagaagatgccgaggacgaaggaggcgagggcggGCTCATCAGGACCAGAGCCCAGCGTGCGGTAGA AAAAGCAGAAAAAAGAGCGGCCGTCTCCACCGGCCCGGTAACCATCGACGTCGATGCCCTCTGGGCGCAAATGACCAGCGAGGCCGCCgcaccccaaccaccatcaccaccaccatcacaagaagaaaagcaacaggaaaaagaagcaggAAAATCATCTAAGGAAACGGCCGCGGAAAAAGACCTCATCAAAATCAAACGCACGTATAATTTTGCCGGCAAGGTCCACACAGAAGAGAAACTCGTCCATCGAGAATCAGCAGAGGCAAAACTCTACCTCGCCGAACAGGCCGGGAGGACAGACACGACCGAATCAGAAGAACCGACCCGAAAACTCAAAAAGGCTTTCCGGTCCGTGTTTGAGCCGGTGATGCCGATTGATCCGGCGACGGGTCAGAGGAGAAGCGATCTTAACTTGGGGGTGGCATCTAGGCTCAAGGCAAGAGAGGCTGCTgcggccaaggccaagaagttGAATACTGTCGAGAAGAGCAGGATGGACTGGGCTGGGTTTGTGGATAAGGAGGGGATCAAGGATGAACTGGAGCTGGCGGGGAAGAGCAAGGACTCTTATGCGGCCAGACAGGACTTTTTGGCGAGGAGCgaggcgttgagggaggaggaggcaaggagggcgaggatggcTGGGAAGGTTTAA